In Staphylococcus saccharolyticus, one genomic interval encodes:
- a CDS encoding glycosyltransferase family 4 protein, with translation MYTLLLIALTMIVSLIITPIIIAVSKKLDLVDRPNFRKVHTKPISVMGGTVILFSFLIGIWLGHPIEREIKPLILGAIVMYTVGLIDDIYDLKPYMKLAGQIVAALIVTLYGITIDFISLPMGPTIHFGILSIPITVIWIVAITNAINLIDGLDGLASGVSAIGLMTIGFIAILQVNIFIIMICCVLLGSLLGFLFYNFHPAKIFLGDSGALMIGFIIGFLSLLGFKNITFIALFFPIVILAVPFIDTLFAMIRRMKNGQHIMQADKSHLHHKLLALGYTHRQTVLLIYAIAIMFSLSSVILYLSQPLGALMMFILIVFTIELIVEFTGLIDDSYRPILNLITKKDDHKQHHYDEQQHPKS, from the coding sequence ATGTATACACTACTACTTATTGCATTAACTATGATAGTCAGTTTAATAATTACACCTATTATTATTGCTGTATCTAAAAAATTAGACTTGGTAGATCGACCTAATTTTAGAAAAGTACATACTAAACCTATTTCTGTAATGGGAGGAACAGTCATATTATTCTCATTTTTAATAGGAATATGGTTAGGTCATCCTATTGAACGTGAAATTAAGCCACTTATTTTGGGAGCAATTGTGATGTACACGGTTGGCTTAATAGATGACATTTATGATTTAAAACCTTATATGAAACTTGCAGGACAAATCGTTGCAGCTTTAATTGTAACTTTATATGGCATTACGATTGACTTTATTTCTTTACCTATGGGTCCAACCATTCATTTTGGAATATTAAGTATACCGATAACAGTGATTTGGATTGTAGCTATAACTAACGCAATTAATTTAATAGATGGTTTAGATGGTCTTGCATCAGGAGTGTCAGCAATTGGACTAATGACCATAGGATTTATTGCCATTTTACAAGTCAATATCTTTATTATTATGATTTGTTGCGTACTTTTAGGTTCACTTTTAGGATTTTTATTTTATAATTTTCATCCAGCTAAAATTTTCTTGGGTGATAGCGGAGCATTAATGATTGGGTTTATAATAGGATTTTTATCTTTATTAGGTTTCAAGAATATTACATTTATTGCCTTATTCTTCCCTATAGTTATTTTAGCAGTTCCATTCATTGATACGTTATTTGCAATGATCCGTCGTATGAAAAATGGTCAACATATCATGCAAGCTGACAAATCACATCTACACCATAAATTATTAGCATTGGGTTATACGCATAGACAAACGGTGTTGTTGATTTATGCTATAGCAATTATGTTTAGTCTATCAAGTGTTATTCTTTATTTATCTCAGCCGCTTGGTGCTCTAATGATGTTTATTCTTATTGTGTTTACAATTGAATTAATCGTTGAATTTACTGGTCTAATTGACGATAGTTATCGACCAATTTTAAATTTAATTACTAAAAA
- the gdpS gene encoding GGDEF domain-containing protein GdpS, translated as MFEAIIYNISVMVAGIYLFHRLQYSENKRMIFSKEYVTVLMTLVSLLLAAYPIPFQNAYLVHLTFVPLLFLGRYTNMIYTLASAFIVSLVDVFIFGNSIIYGITLVVIAGIVSAIGPFLKQNDIISLLILNLISIIILLFLALFSPIYDLIEILVLIPISFTITIASAITFVDIWHFFSLVNRYENEDKYDYLTGLGNVKEFDRHLNDVSSKAEEKNQSLALLLIDIDGFKDVNDNYSHQSGDAVLKQMSQLLKNYVPNQFKIFRNGGEEFSVIIRNYTLDQSVKLAENIRSGVEKSSFHLPNKEVIKLSVSIGVGYLTQDDRKSQRKVFKDADDMVHVAKSEGRNKVMFNPIVKL; from the coding sequence ATGTTTGAAGCAATCATATATAACATATCTGTCATGGTTGCAGGTATATATTTATTTCACAGACTACAGTATTCTGAGAATAAAAGAATGATTTTCTCTAAAGAATACGTAACAGTTTTAATGACACTCGTTTCTTTACTCTTAGCTGCATACCCTATTCCATTTCAAAATGCATATCTCGTACACTTAACATTTGTACCATTGTTATTTTTAGGGCGATATACAAATATGATTTACACATTAGCTTCTGCTTTTATAGTTAGCTTAGTAGATGTATTTATCTTTGGAAATTCAATTATTTATGGCATTACTTTGGTAGTGATTGCGGGTATTGTTAGTGCAATAGGACCATTTTTAAAGCAAAATGATATCATTTCCTTACTTATTTTAAATCTAATAAGTATCATTATATTGTTATTCCTTGCGTTATTCAGCCCTATTTATGACTTGATTGAGATACTAGTGTTAATTCCTATCTCTTTCACCATAACAATTGCATCTGCTATTACTTTTGTAGATATTTGGCATTTCTTTTCGTTAGTTAATCGCTATGAAAATGAAGATAAGTATGATTATCTTACAGGTTTAGGTAACGTTAAAGAATTTGACAGACACTTGAATGACGTTTCAAGTAAAGCTGAAGAAAAAAATCAAAGTTTAGCACTACTACTTATTGATATTGATGGTTTCAAAGATGTAAATGACAATTACTCACACCAATCAGGCGATGCTGTACTTAAACAAATGTCACAGCTTTTAAAAAATTATGTGCCAAATCAATTTAAAATATTCAGAAATGGTGGCGAGGAATTTTCTGTTATTATTAGAAATTACACATTAGATCAAAGTGTTAAATTAGCAGAAAATATACGATCTGGTGTTGAAAAATCATCTTTCCATTTACCTAATAAAGAAGTTATTAAACTTTCTGTATCTATCGGCGTTGGCTACCTAACACAAGATGATCGTAAATCTCAACGTAAAGTGTTTAAAGATGCTGATGATATGGTACATGTTGCTAAAAGTGAAGGACGAAATAAAGTCATGTTTAACCCTATTGTTAAATTATAA
- a CDS encoding threonine/serine exporter family protein, translated as MFIYLIHFIISFIATVLFSIIFNAPKKLLLACGFVGAVAWTIYQMTVGLDLGKVGASFLGSLILGLMSHTMSRRYKQPVIIFIVPGIIPLVPGGAAYEATRFLVSNQYTNAVNTFLEVTLISGAIAFGILVSEIVYFIYTRIKHQYGKIKGKTYKKSYNMNNRV; from the coding sequence ATGTTCATTTATTTAATACACTTTATCATTAGTTTCATTGCCACAGTCCTTTTTTCAATTATTTTCAATGCGCCTAAAAAGCTACTACTAGCGTGTGGTTTTGTAGGAGCAGTAGCATGGACGATTTACCAAATGACTGTGGGATTGGACTTAGGTAAAGTAGGCGCTTCTTTCTTAGGAAGTTTAATCTTGGGACTAATGAGTCATACTATGAGCAGACGATATAAACAACCTGTAATCATTTTTATAGTTCCAGGAATTATACCTTTAGTACCTGGTGGTGCAGCCTATGAAGCAACTCGTTTTTTAGTATCAAATCAATATACTAATGCTGTTAATACTTTTCTAGAGGTAACACTTATTTCAGGTGCGATTGCATTCGGTATACTCGTATCTGAAATCGTCTACTTTATCTATACACGTATTAAACATCAATATGGTAAAATTAAAGGTAAAACTTATAAAAAATCCTATAACATGAATAATAGAGTATAA
- a CDS encoding threonine/serine exporter family protein — translation MSDSITIIDENKVIDVVLIAGRILLEAGAETYRVEDTMNRIAHSYGLHDTYSFVTSTAIIFSLNDRTSTRLIRIRERTTDLEKIALTNSLSRKISSNQLTIDEAKNELLHLKRASLQYSFLMNLLAAFIACGFFLFMFGGVASDAWIACIAGGAAFLTFSFVQKYIQIKFFSEFVASAVVISIAAIFIKLGIAKNQDIITIASVMPLVPGILITNAIRDLLAGELLAGMSRGVEAALTAFAIGAGVAIVLLLL, via the coding sequence GTGTCTGATTCAATCACTATCATTGATGAGAATAAGGTGATTGATGTAGTTTTAATTGCTGGGCGCATCCTACTAGAAGCGGGTGCTGAAACGTATCGTGTTGAAGATACCATGAATCGTATCGCACACAGTTATGGCTTACATGATACATATAGTTTTGTAACATCGACAGCAATTATTTTTTCATTAAACGATCGTACGAGTACAAGGCTTATTCGAATCCGTGAACGTACAACAGACTTAGAAAAAATTGCTTTAACTAATAGTCTCTCGCGTAAAATTTCTAGCAATCAACTTACTATCGATGAAGCCAAAAATGAGTTACTTCACCTTAAACGTGCATCTCTTCAATATTCTTTCTTAATGAATTTACTCGCTGCATTCATTGCATGTGGTTTTTTCCTGTTCATGTTCGGAGGCGTCGCATCTGACGCATGGATTGCTTGTATCGCCGGAGGTGCTGCATTTTTAACTTTTAGTTTTGTTCAAAAATATATTCAAATTAAATTCTTTTCTGAATTTGTAGCATCTGCTGTCGTGATTAGTATTGCGGCAATTTTTATTAAACTCGGAATCGCTAAGAACCAAGATATCATTACCATCGCTAGTGTTATGCCACTGGTACCTGGAATCTTAATTACCAACGCGATAAGAGATTTATTAGCAGGTGAATTATTGGCTGGTATGTCCCGTGGCGTTGAGGCTGCACTTACTGCATTTGCTATCGGTGCCGGTGTCGCAATTGTATTACTATTATTATAA